In Geminocystis sp. NIES-3708, a single window of DNA contains:
- a CDS encoding WecB/TagA/CpsF family glycosyltransferase, with protein sequence MNKVKLLNILIDNLSLSNLLEELTKNGGFIVTPNVDHLVKLQKDPDFLKAYKIADYVVCDSKILQYVLKLLGKPIQEKISGSDLLPAFYHYNQHNEDIKIFLLGGEEGVAQKAQHNINQKVARKIVVDALSPSFGFENNHSECLTIIDKINQSGANVLAIGVGAPKQEKWIVKYRAQLPNVKVFLPIGATIDFEAGYKPRSPKWMSNMGLEWLYRLISEPKRLWKRYLVDSIPFLIHILQHRFDIYRHNPIVELKSMPLGMVLNHAGLLSNEQLNLVSKTQKEKNYETNLGKIIQNFGLLSQETITFFAETLPKMIELNQVLLMGDYLQKAHLITTSQIQYLCQKQKLLSTHKKLGELIVEEGYISQKTLDWFIEFQYVLKSQQGNKNTTFRQIYQELETIPSSLNP encoded by the coding sequence ATGAATAAAGTAAAATTGCTCAATATTTTGATCGATAATCTTTCTCTGTCTAACCTTCTTGAAGAGTTAACCAAAAATGGAGGATTTATCGTGACTCCTAATGTGGATCATTTAGTAAAACTACAGAAAGATCCTGATTTTCTTAAGGCTTATAAAATAGCTGATTATGTAGTTTGTGATAGTAAGATTTTGCAATATGTCCTTAAATTGTTAGGAAAACCGATACAAGAAAAAATTTCAGGTTCAGACTTACTACCAGCTTTTTATCATTACAATCAACACAATGAAGATATTAAAATTTTTCTCCTTGGGGGTGAAGAAGGAGTTGCACAAAAAGCTCAACATAACATTAATCAAAAAGTAGCCAGAAAAATTGTGGTTGATGCTTTATCTCCTAGTTTTGGTTTTGAAAATAATCACAGTGAGTGTTTAACTATCATCGATAAAATTAATCAATCTGGTGCTAATGTATTAGCTATTGGTGTTGGTGCACCGAAACAAGAAAAATGGATTGTAAAATATCGTGCTCAATTACCTAACGTGAAAGTATTTTTGCCTATCGGTGCGACTATTGATTTTGAGGCAGGATATAAACCTCGATCGCCAAAATGGATGAGTAATATGGGTTTAGAGTGGTTATATCGTTTAATTTCTGAACCGAAAAGACTATGGAAACGTTATTTAGTTGATAGTATTCCTTTTTTGATTCATATATTGCAACATCGTTTTGACATTTATAGACATAATCCTATCGTAGAATTAAAATCAATGCCTTTAGGAATGGTTTTAAATCACGCTGGATTATTATCTAATGAACAATTAAATTTAGTGTCGAAAACCCAAAAAGAAAAAAACTATGAAACAAATTTAGGAAAAATTATCCAAAATTTTGGATTATTATCTCAAGAAACAATCACATTTTTTGCAGAAACATTACCGAAAATGATTGAATTAAATCAAGTACTTCTTATGGGAGATTATTTACAAAAAGCTCATTTAATCACTACTTCACAAATTCAATATTTATGCCAAAAACAAAAACTATTATCAACACATAAAAAACTGGGAGAGTTAATAGTAGAAGAAGGTTATATTTCTCAAAAAACTTTAGATTGGTTTATTGAATTTCAATATGTTTTAAAATCTCAACAAGGTAACAAAAATACAACTTTCAGACAAATTTATCAGGAATTGGAGACGATACCATCATCTCTAAATCCATAA
- a CDS encoding Coenzyme F420 hydrogenase/dehydrogenase, beta subunit C-terminal domain, whose translation MTAITSHQKAKALKPGSRRPAKDLCSECGLCDTYYIHYVKEACAFIHQQIAELEADAHGRSRDLNNEYDVYFGVHQEMMSAKKKQPIEGAQWTGIVSTIACEMLTQGLVEGVVCVQSSENDRFQPKPIIATTTEEILKARVNKPTLSPNLSVLEQIEQSGMKRLLVIGVGCQIQALRAVEKKLGLEKLYILGTPCVDNVTRAGLQKFLETTSKSPDTVVAYEFMQDFRVHFKHEDGSEEKVPFFGLKTNKLKDVFAPSCMTCFDYVNSLADLVVGYMGAPFGWQWIVVRNETGKEMLNLVHDQLDTQPVTSKGDRKQAVQNSIPAYDKGVTLPMWAAQLMGVVIEKIGPQGLEYARFSIDSHFTRNYLYVKRNYPEKLADHVPDYAQKIVSQYKLPE comes from the coding sequence ATGACTGCAATTACTTCTCATCAAAAAGCTAAAGCCTTAAAACCCGGTAGTCGTCGCCCTGCAAAAGATTTATGTAGTGAATGTGGCTTGTGCGATACCTATTATATCCATTATGTCAAAGAAGCCTGTGCTTTTATTCATCAACAAATCGCCGAATTAGAAGCTGATGCCCATGGGCGTAGTCGAGATTTAAACAATGAGTATGATGTTTATTTTGGTGTCCATCAAGAGATGATGTCAGCGAAAAAAAAACAACCCATCGAAGGCGCTCAATGGACAGGAATTGTGAGTACGATCGCCTGTGAAATGTTAACTCAAGGGTTAGTAGAAGGAGTTGTATGTGTTCAAAGTAGCGAAAATGATCGTTTTCAACCTAAACCCATTATTGCCACGACTACAGAAGAAATTTTAAAGGCAAGGGTAAATAAGCCTACTTTATCCCCTAATTTGTCGGTTTTAGAACAAATTGAGCAATCAGGTATGAAACGCTTATTAGTCATCGGCGTTGGTTGTCAAATTCAGGCATTACGAGCGGTGGAAAAAAAATTAGGTTTAGAAAAACTCTATATTTTAGGCACTCCTTGCGTTGATAATGTCACCCGTGCAGGTTTACAGAAATTTTTAGAAACTACCAGTAAATCCCCTGATACTGTAGTTGCCTATGAATTTATGCAGGATTTTCGAGTGCATTTTAAACATGAAGATGGTAGCGAAGAAAAAGTACCTTTTTTTGGTTTAAAAACTAATAAATTAAAAGATGTTTTTGCCCCTTCTTGCATGACTTGTTTTGATTATGTAAATTCCTTAGCAGATTTAGTGGTGGGCTATATGGGTGCGCCTTTTGGTTGGCAATGGATTGTGGTACGTAACGAAACAGGCAAAGAAATGTTAAATTTAGTCCATGATCAACTTGATACTCAACCTGTAACCTCTAAAGGCGATCGCAAACAAGCGGTACAAAACAGTATTCCTGCCTATGACAAAGGTGTAACATTACCCATGTGGGCGGCACAATTAATGGGTGTTGTCATCGAAAAAATAGGTCCTCAAGGATTAGAATATGCTCGTTTTTCCATTGATTCTCACTTTACCCGCAACTATCTTTATGTTAAGCGTAATTACCCCGAAAAACTAGCAGATCATGTCCCTGATTATGCTCAAAAAATTGTATCTCAGTATAAATTACCAGAATAA
- a CDS encoding TrkA family potassium uptake protein gives MKPLIIVSGLGYTGYKIYNLLKQQGANVVGINNRPIATQVDDQIIVGDLRSPIVLIEAGIKQASTIVLASGDDALNVAILTQARILNSKIRIVNRIYNHTLGARLDKTLTDHFSMSVPSLAAPIFAFAASGNQAIGHLKLFEQTWALHEEVITKEHPWHGLSLAQLWDNLDQMLIYYLPKNSEMDLVSAVVNNQVLELGDHLILANKAKVKPKRSFFLFRWLKVFFNINTYKQYAQSIIMVTLTLLTLIFLATFTYLCVNWEISPVDALYFSVGMITGAGGKEEVAESAPDVIKIFTAIMMIVGAGIVGICYALINDFVLGSRLKQFWDAARVPTKNHYLICGLGNVGMEILRELHQQGHEIVVIESDHNNRFLRSVRSLGIPVIVEDASLADTLQAANIQGANAIVVSTSNDMINVEIALTVKALTPKIPVILRVQDNQFAESVKQVFQFENVLSPTELATYSFAAAALGGRILGNGMTDDLLWVSLATMITPNHPFCEKFIKEIATEADFVPLYIARGRENIHGWNLLNAQLTNNDVLYLTMPATKLDQLWRVSSSSPLLISR, from the coding sequence ATGAAACCATTAATTATTGTCTCTGGGTTAGGCTATACTGGTTACAAAATTTATAATTTATTAAAGCAACAAGGTGCAAATGTCGTTGGTATTAATAATCGCCCTATTGCAACTCAAGTTGATGATCAAATCATTGTTGGTGATTTACGTTCTCCCATAGTATTAATAGAAGCAGGAATAAAACAAGCCTCTACCATCGTTTTAGCCAGTGGTGATGATGCTTTAAATGTAGCTATTTTAACTCAAGCCAGAATTTTAAACTCAAAAATTCGTATTGTTAATCGTATTTATAATCATACCCTAGGAGCAAGGTTAGATAAGACTTTAACGGATCATTTTAGCATGAGTGTTCCTTCTTTAGCCGCTCCTATTTTTGCCTTTGCCGCCTCTGGGAATCAGGCTATTGGACATTTAAAACTATTTGAACAAACATGGGCGTTACATGAAGAAGTTATCACTAAAGAACATCCTTGGCATGGATTAAGTTTAGCTCAGTTGTGGGATAACCTTGACCAAATGTTGATTTATTATCTGCCTAAAAATAGCGAAATGGACCTTGTTTCGGCAGTAGTAAATAATCAAGTATTAGAGTTAGGAGACCATCTAATTTTAGCCAATAAAGCAAAAGTAAAACCAAAACGATCTTTTTTCCTGTTTCGATGGTTAAAAGTTTTTTTCAATATCAATACCTATAAACAATATGCACAGTCCATAATTATGGTGACATTAACTTTGTTAACCTTAATTTTTCTGGCTACTTTCACTTATCTATGTGTGAATTGGGAAATTTCCCCTGTGGATGCTCTTTATTTTAGTGTTGGTATGATTACTGGTGCTGGGGGTAAAGAAGAAGTAGCAGAGTCTGCACCTGATGTTATTAAAATTTTCACAGCGATTATGATGATTGTTGGTGCTGGAATTGTAGGTATTTGTTATGCTTTAATCAATGATTTTGTCTTAGGTAGTCGTTTAAAACAATTTTGGGATGCGGCAAGAGTGCCAACTAAAAACCATTATCTTATCTGTGGTTTAGGTAACGTTGGCATGGAAATTCTCAGAGAATTACATCAACAAGGTCATGAAATTGTTGTTATCGAATCTGATCATAATAATCGATTTTTGCGCTCAGTGCGATCGCTAGGTATTCCCGTAATCGTAGAAGATGCCTCCTTAGCTGACACTTTACAAGCCGCAAACATACAAGGGGCAAACGCAATTGTTGTTTCTACAAGCAATGATATGATTAATGTGGAAATTGCTCTGACAGTAAAAGCCTTAACACCGAAAATTCCTGTTATTTTAAGAGTACAAGATAATCAATTCGCTGAATCAGTTAAGCAAGTATTTCAATTTGAAAATGTTTTATCTCCCACAGAGTTAGCAACTTATTCTTTTGCTGCAGCAGCATTAGGAGGCAGAATTTTGGGAAATGGAATGACTGACGATTTATTATGGGTGTCATTAGCTACCATGATCACTCCAAATCATCCTTTTTGTGAAAAATTTATTAAAGAGATTGCCACAGAAGCAGATTTTGTTCCTCTTTATATTGCTAGGGGAAGAGAGAATATTCATGGATGGAATTTACTCAATGCTCAACTAACTAATAATGATGTTTTATATTTGACCATGCCTGCAACAAAATTAGATCAACTTTGGCGAGTTTCTAGTTCTTCCCCTTTACTGATTTCTCGTTGA
- a CDS encoding PAS domain S-box protein produces MKDSSFNSQQFQTTLIKYSLFFPALTSFISILVIMGWIFHVDLLTRIHSELATMKVNTALCFIFLSTSSLLSYQYFTHNRLHNSFSLWQLRIIKSIINVLIVIVIIIATLTIIEYLFNLNFGIDELFIKDIFYDSGGIQATKAVRGRMGLNTAFCFVVLAFIQLFFNLNLSFYFLCELFSLVVFFIALLAFLGLIDYDAYFNNIESYTDMALHTSLNLMMLSISFLFRHPQRGLMKVISNDTVGGEIARSLLPIIIILSPVLCKLILIGYEQNFYTIAMGFNLLGISYIITFSIIVWKNAYVLDGIDVRRKWVEHILKQQWQQLTEKKEFLEKLNQQLEEEIAKREEVEIILKKRKAQYLAIIEDQTELICRFLPDGTILFVNQAYCKYYDIDKENIIGSKFHPVIYPKDLEKIEQMLDSLSLKNPVAIIEHRAIVKGEIRWMEWINRAIFDEENNFIEFQSVGRDIQEQKQAQIQIQQLNKQLQSLLDNAPLSISLFDEDGCYLDVNKAFSNKVNLPSEKIIGKTFEDLFPEYVCKIFRARLQSLKNNPRTLDIEDEVIINNQMKIFRSVLFPVFNENNIAQSFWAIAYDITEQKRTEISLRLKTQELNRFFYVAIDLLSIANLDGYFVRLNRQWEKTLGYSIKELEGAKFLDYIHPEDLEKTNEIISVLKNDQEKIDNFVNRYRCRDGSYRYIEWRSIRVNNLVYSAARDITERLKSEQILQQYERIVSVSNDAIALVSRDYIYKVVNPRYLDLHNKSYSEIINHHIAEILDPEAFVNIIKPKVELSLSGEIVQYEMWDNRDQQNPQYLSVTYSPCFEADKSISGIVVSIRNVTELKLIEQKIEASLKEKEVLLKEIHHRVKNNLQIIHSLLNLQSRSINDPSTAMKLQESQSRIQSMALIHEHLYQSDNLSEINLSEYLKELINVLFSTYQINTLSIEMKVKVEKNFFLDIDSAVPCGLIINELISNVLKYAFNENEKGKLLIVITADDQENLVLTIADNGKGLPPNLDWEKSTTLGLKLVKNLVRQLRGNIILDREEGTKYIITLTRIKGSPKTERLVDEYN; encoded by the coding sequence ATGAAAGATTCTAGTTTTAATTCTCAACAATTTCAAACAACTTTAATTAAGTACAGTCTTTTTTTCCCTGCTTTGACGAGTTTTATCTCTATATTGGTGATAATGGGATGGATTTTTCATGTGGATTTATTGACGAGAATTCACTCCGAATTAGCTACGATGAAAGTTAATACGGCTTTGTGTTTTATTTTTTTAAGTACTTCTAGTTTATTATCTTATCAATACTTTACTCACAATCGATTACATAATAGCTTTTCATTATGGCAACTTAGGATCATAAAATCCATCATAAATGTGTTGATAGTGATTGTAATAATTATTGCCACGTTAACTATAATTGAATATTTATTTAACTTAAATTTTGGTATTGATGAGTTATTTATAAAAGATATATTTTACGATAGCGGCGGTATACAGGCGACAAAAGCAGTAAGAGGAAGGATGGGGTTGAATACTGCCTTTTGTTTTGTCGTATTAGCCTTCATTCAATTATTTTTCAATCTCAATCTTTCTTTTTATTTTTTGTGTGAACTTTTTTCTTTAGTTGTTTTTTTTATTGCATTATTAGCGTTTTTAGGTTTAATCGATTACGATGCTTATTTTAATAATATAGAATCTTATACTGATATGGCATTGCATACTTCATTAAATTTGATGATGTTAAGTATCAGTTTTCTTTTTCGACATCCTCAACGAGGGCTAATGAAGGTTATTAGTAATGATACGGTAGGAGGTGAGATTGCTAGAAGTTTATTACCTATCATTATCATATTGTCTCCTGTGCTGTGTAAATTAATTCTCATTGGTTATGAACAAAATTTTTACACTATTGCTATGGGATTTAATCTTTTAGGAATTAGTTATATAATCACTTTTTCTATTATTGTATGGAAAAATGCTTATGTTTTAGATGGAATTGATGTTAGACGTAAATGGGTAGAACATATATTAAAACAACAATGGCAACAATTAACTGAAAAAAAAGAATTTTTAGAAAAATTAAATCAACAATTGGAAGAAGAAATTGCTAAACGGGAAGAAGTAGAAATTATTTTAAAAAAAAGAAAAGCGCAATATTTAGCCATTATTGAAGATCAAACAGAATTAATCTGTCGTTTTTTACCTGATGGTACAATATTATTTGTTAATCAAGCCTACTGTAAATATTATGACATTGATAAAGAAAATATAATCGGCTCTAAATTTCATCCTGTGATTTATCCAAAAGATTTAGAAAAAATAGAGCAAATGCTTGATTCTTTATCTTTAAAAAATCCTGTTGCGATTATTGAGCATCGTGCAATAGTTAAAGGTGAAATTCGTTGGATGGAATGGATAAATAGGGCAATTTTTGACGAAGAAAATAATTTTATAGAGTTTCAATCTGTGGGGAGAGATATTCAGGAGCAAAAACAAGCACAGATTCAAATTCAACAACTGAATAAACAATTGCAATCTCTCCTTGATAATGCACCGTTATCTATTAGTTTATTCGATGAAGATGGTTGTTATTTAGATGTTAACAAAGCTTTTAGCAATAAAGTTAATCTACCTTCAGAAAAAATTATTGGCAAAACCTTTGAAGATTTGTTTCCCGAATATGTATGTAAGATTTTTAGAGCTAGACTTCAATCTTTAAAAAATAATCCTCGAACATTAGATATAGAAGATGAAGTGATTATTAATAATCAAATGAAAATATTTCGTAGTGTTCTTTTTCCTGTATTTAATGAAAACAATATAGCTCAAAGTTTTTGGGCGATCGCTTATGATATTACAGAACAAAAACGAACAGAAATCTCCTTAAGGTTAAAAACACAAGAGTTAAATCGCTTTTTTTATGTAGCCATTGATTTATTATCTATCGCCAATTTAGACGGTTATTTTGTAAGACTCAATCGTCAGTGGGAAAAAACTCTTGGCTATTCCATTAAAGAATTAGAAGGGGCAAAATTTTTAGACTATATTCATCCAGAAGATTTAGAAAAAACTAATGAAATAATCTCAGTTTTAAAAAATGATCAGGAGAAAATTGACAATTTTGTTAATCGTTATCGTTGTCGTGATGGATCTTACCGTTATATTGAGTGGAGATCTATTCGTGTTAATAATCTAGTTTATTCCGCCGCAAGAGATATTACTGAGCGTCTAAAATCAGAACAGATTTTACAGCAATATGAACGTATTGTATCTGTCAGTAATGATGCTATCGCTTTAGTGAGTCGAGATTACATTTATAAGGTAGTTAATCCCAGATATTTAGATTTACATAACAAATCTTATTCGGAAATTATTAATCATCATATTGCAGAAATTTTAGATCCAGAAGCTTTTGTGAATATCATTAAACCTAAAGTAGAATTATCTCTATCTGGTGAAATAGTTCAATATGAAATGTGGGATAATCGGGATCAACAAAATCCACAATATTTAAGTGTCACTTATTCTCCCTGTTTTGAAGCAGATAAAAGTATATCAGGTATAGTTGTAAGCATTCGCAATGTAACAGAATTAAAATTAATTGAACAAAAAATCGAAGCATCATTAAAAGAAAAAGAAGTTTTATTAAAAGAAATACATCACCGAGTTAAAAATAATTTACAAATAATTCATAGTTTATTAAATCTTCAAAGTCGTTCAATTAATGATCCTTCTACAGCGATGAAACTTCAAGAAAGTCAAAGTAGAATTCAATCTATGGCATTAATTCATGAGCATCTTTATCAATCTGATAATCTTTCAGAAATTAACTTATCTGAATATCTCAAAGAATTGATTAATGTTTTATTTTCCACCTATCAAATAAATACTTTATCCATTGAAATGAAAGTAAAAGTGGAAAAAAATTTCTTTTTAGATATAGATTCTGCTGTACCTTGTGGTTTAATCATTAATGAATTAATTTCTAATGTACTTAAATATGCTTTCAATGAAAATGAAAAAGGAAAATTATTAATTGTAATTACAGCAGATGATCAAGAAAATTTAGTATTAACTATTGCTGATAATGGAAAAGGTTTACCACCAAATTTAGACTGGGAAAAAAGTACAACACTAGGATTAAAATTAGTGAAAAATCTCGTCCGTCAACTTCGAGGAAATATTATTTTAGATAGAGAAGAAGGAACAAAATATATCATTACTTTAACTCGCATTAAGGGAAGTCCAAAAACAGAGCGATTAGTGGATGAGTATAATTAA
- a CDS encoding PEP-CTERM sorting domain-containing protein — MNKKLLATIGMSTVFISLIGIYPEIAQAKDKDKGKEKEKETISSSSTVLCSTANLTTSILCEGPFSGNDSNSNLDGIFGLNNWTEFAKVDDDNGTDKGLTVTGGGTSGGWSLDLGGDGSHKYSGVMAVLKGGPSYSAYLLGLDVLDNFNFLNGTWNTDGIYKGNGDPNPGLSHFTIYTTGKMPIRDVPEPLTILGTGLALGFGGLFKKQQDKRKNT; from the coding sequence ATGAACAAAAAACTATTAGCAACCATTGGAATGTCAACTGTATTTATAAGTTTGATTGGCATATACCCTGAAATAGCTCAAGCGAAAGATAAGGATAAGGGTAAGGAAAAGGAAAAAGAAACTATTTCCTCTAGTTCAACCGTATTGTGTAGTACAGCTAACTTAACTACTTCTATATTATGTGAAGGTCCTTTTAGTGGAAATGACTCTAACTCTAATTTGGATGGTATCTTTGGACTTAATAACTGGACTGAATTTGCGAAAGTTGATGATGACAATGGCACTGATAAAGGTTTAACCGTCACTGGTGGTGGTACTTCAGGGGGTTGGAGCTTAGATCTGGGAGGAGATGGCTCACATAAATATAGCGGAGTAATGGCAGTATTGAAAGGTGGACCTTCTTATAGTGCATACTTATTAGGTCTGGATGTTCTTGATAATTTTAATTTTCTCAATGGTACGTGGAATACTGATGGTATTTATAAAGGCAATGGCGATCCAAATCCGGGATTATCTCATTTTACTATCTATACCACAGGTAAAATGCCGATTCGTGATGTTCCCGAACCTTTAACTATTTTAGGTACTGGATTAGCTTTAGGATTTGGTGGCTTATTCAAAAAACAACAAGATAAAAGAAAAAACACTTAA
- a CDS encoding diguanylate cyclase domain-containing protein, with protein MTNRTIKILIVEDESIVAQDLQSVLEDFGYEVPLLVDSGEEAIEQAIKIKPQLILMDIKLIGKMDGIMAAEKIVEILDIPIIYLTAHGDKNTIERAKISQPFGYIIKPFTKQELNIAVEIALYKHSIDQKLKQNTRWLMMILNSIADGIIVTSGKGFITFVNPAAEKITGWLSTEALNQPISSVFNIIDDNTKNSLDSFLMKIIKSDEETKIPEVTCLINKNAIEIPITCQISSISEYLEMNSVNNFIEEFGGKVIIFRDDTQRRISHEQLKRQAFYDSLTNIPNRVWFTERLNDALERCYRNSKYLFAVLFLDLDGFKMVNDTFGHLIGDKLLIEVANRLMKLLRSIDTVARFGGDEFAILLEDVTDIEEVCRIAQRIHHDLSISFSIENKILCTNASIGIVLSSINSTNVEDLIKNADIAMYQAKSKGKGRYEIFEPSMKNKIKEDVVFG; from the coding sequence ATGACAAATAGAACGATAAAAATCTTAATTGTTGAAGATGAAAGTATTGTTGCCCAAGATTTACAATCAGTTTTAGAAGATTTTGGGTATGAGGTACCATTACTGGTCGATTCTGGAGAAGAAGCCATCGAACAAGCCATAAAAATTAAACCCCAGTTAATCTTAATGGATATTAAATTAATTGGCAAAATGGATGGGATTATGGCGGCAGAAAAAATAGTCGAAATTTTAGATATTCCCATTATTTATTTAACCGCTCATGGTGATAAAAACACCATCGAAAGAGCAAAAATATCTCAACCTTTCGGTTACATTATTAAACCTTTTACTAAACAAGAATTAAATATCGCCGTTGAAATAGCCCTTTATAAACATTCTATCGATCAAAAACTAAAACAAAATACCCGTTGGTTAATGATGATTCTTAATAGCATTGCTGATGGAATTATTGTCACCAGTGGAAAGGGTTTTATTACTTTTGTTAATCCCGCCGCCGAAAAAATCACTGGTTGGTTATCAACAGAAGCTCTCAATCAACCTATTTCCTCCGTTTTTAATATAATTGATGATAATACGAAAAATAGTCTCGATTCTTTTTTGATGAAAATTATCAAATCTGATGAAGAGACAAAAATACCAGAAGTCACTTGTTTAATTAACAAAAATGCCATAGAAATTCCTATTACTTGTCAAATTTCTTCCATTAGCGAATATCTTGAGATGAATTCTGTTAACAATTTTATCGAAGAATTTGGAGGAAAAGTAATTATATTTCGAGATGATACTCAAAGAAGAATAAGTCATGAACAGTTAAAACGTCAAGCTTTTTATGATTCATTAACTAACATACCAAATCGAGTTTGGTTTACAGAAAGACTTAATGATGCTCTTGAAAGATGTTATCGTAACTCAAAATATTTATTTGCCGTTTTATTTTTAGATCTTGATGGCTTTAAAATGGTTAATGATACATTCGGACATTTAATCGGAGATAAATTATTAATTGAAGTCGCAAATCGTTTGATGAAGTTACTACGTTCTATAGATACTGTAGCACGTTTTGGTGGAGATGAGTTTGCGATTTTATTGGAAGATGTCACTGATATTGAGGAAGTTTGCCGCATTGCTCAACGTATTCACCATGATTTGAGTATTTCTTTTAGTATCGAAAATAAGATATTATGTACTAATGCAAGTATTGGTATTGTTTTAAGCTCTATTAATAGTACAAATGTAGAAGATCTCATTAAAAATGCGGATATTGCGATGTATCAAGCCAAAAGCAAAGGTAAGGGAAGATATGAAATTTTTGAACCTTCCATGAAAAATAAAATCAAAGAAGATGTTGTTTTCGGTTAA